The following is a genomic window from Candidatus Hydrogenedentota bacterium.
CATGCAGATCTTCGCCGATGTCACGAACCGCGAGATCAAGATCAGCGCCAGCGACCAGACAGTCGCGCTGGGCGGGGCCATGTGGGGTGCTGTGGCCGCGGGAGCGGCGGCAGGCGGCTACGACGATGTGACTGCCGCTGCCAAGAACATGGCGCGCCTGCGCGACACGGTGTACAAGCCGAACCCGGAAGCGCATGCGGCGTATGAGAAGCTCTATTCCATCTACCGCCGCTTGCACGACCTCTTTGGTCAGGGCGGCGACTCGGCAATGAAAGATCTGAAAGCACTTCGATTAGGCATGCACGGGCATTGAAGCCCCTGAATCGATAGCAGTGGCCGTTGAAGTCTGACGGTGTGCAAGTGGCAAGGCTATGAGTCGGCGAAGCCGCGTTTGGGACGCGCGCCGGATTCCTTCAAAACGGAACCCGGGCGTCGCGGACTGCGGAACATGGAGGAGACACCATGGCACTTCAATGGGACGAGCAACGGCATGGCACGGGGTTTCCCGAAATCGATGCGCAACACCAGCAACTGATTGCGCAGCTTAACGCGCTCAACGAAGTGATTGACGGCGGGCCTGGTTCAAAGAGCCGCGCTTGTACCATGATTCACTTCTTGGAAGACTATATCGAGCAGCATTTTGGAAGCGAAGAACAACTCATGGAGCGCACCATGTGCGCCAACTGTCCTCGCAACAAGGAAGAACACAAGCGCTTCATTGAGGAGTTCAAGGAACTGAGGATGCAGCTTGAACGCAACGGCGTCACAGAGGATTTCGTGCGCGCTATGCACGGCCGCGTCACGTCGTGGGTAGACAACCACATCGCAGTAGTGGATACGGGGCTGAAGACCGTCGCGAACTAACCATAGAGGGATTCCATGCGAAAGCAATCGTTCGATTTCCTGAGCCGTCTTTTGTCGACGCCAAGTCCGTCCG
Proteins encoded in this region:
- a CDS encoding hemerythrin family protein, with translation MALQWDEQRHGTGFPEIDAQHQQLIAQLNALNEVIDGGPGSKSRACTMIHFLEDYIEQHFGSEEQLMERTMCANCPRNKEEHKRFIEEFKELRMQLERNGVTEDFVRAMHGRVTSWVDNHIAVVDTGLKTVAN